GCTTGTAGAAGAGGGGAAGAATGATTGTAGGGAAGATCAGCTGAGTGAGCAGCTCAAATGCAATCACTCCGATAAGCAAGTAGACCCACCAGTACGTGAACGAGTCGATAGCTAGAAGCGCAAGATAAATGAGCGGAATTCCGATTAGCGCAACCAGAAGCAGAACTTTCAATTTATCAACAACAAACGTCTTTGGTGTCGTCCGATTGAAACCATATCTGTTCTCCAAAACGAATGTCGAGTAAATCGAAAAGGGGAGAGAGATCACGAAGGAAATTGCGGCGATCAAGATGAAGAAGATGAGGCCGCGCATCGCAAAGCCCTCCGCCAATTTCGTTGAAAGGGATTCGATTGCCCTGAATGCCCAGAAGATCCCTAAACTCAGTACCAGAAGGTTCACGACAGAAGAGACCATGACAAGAATTCCCTTGGCTCTCGTATATTCCACAGACTTTTCGATGAGATCATCATTGAAGACGTCTCGCAAGTTATCTGGAAGTGAGACCTTAGATAGCTTCGAATTCCTATAGTTGAGGGACAGCAAAAAGAGTTCGAAGAAAGCGATTACATAGACAACGAGAAGAAAGATTGTCTCAAAGCTATTCATCAACTTCTCTCTCTCTTAAATACTCTTCGACCTCGTCTTTGTCCAGTTTCCGGATCTGCCCTTCAACCACCGGCCTGAATTCCTCTGTTTCGTGAAGCGCCTCTCCCAGAGGGCATCTCTTCTCCGGGTTCTCCAAGAGGTAGTTCATAAGGCCGTCTTTGTCCTTGAAAATCTTATAGAAGACCTTCGCTCCATCTGTGAGTTCGTAGATGCCGCAAGGCCCATTGAATAGCGCTTCGGCTGCCCGGAGGTAAAGCATTGCGTCATTGAAAGAACTGAAGGAGGATCGGGGACCGTGTCTTTCCCGTTCATCGTCCTCCATGCAAATCGCCCTGCCACACGTGGAGCAGACATATTGAACATGGTTCGTCAGGCAATCTTCGGGGTTCTTAAGTGGCGTCGCCCTGTTGTCATTAGAGAAGCATTCGGGACATTTCAACTCACTCACCTCCAATATACTATTTTACGACATTGTGGCGATCTCTGTAACCCTCTGTTCCGGTGAATCTGTAATGAAATTTACATTGACTCCTCCATCCATTAGATTATAGAACCCTTAGTACAAGTAGCCCTTACATGCCGGTGATGTTATTATTGTCTCTGGAGGCGATCAGGTGGTAGACATCTTTGCCGGGTGGTTTTCGGCCCTCGGACTCAGTGAGACTTTCGACTTGGTACTGGCCAACATAGTTGTTGGAATAATCATGATAGTCGTGGCCTTTCTCTCGAAATTCCTCTTCGAGAAGCTCCTGATAAAGCCCATAGAAATCATAGTCAGAAAGTCCGCGTTCAAGTGGGACGATCATCTAATCAAACACAAACTTCTCTATAAGATAGCACTGATGATACCTGCAATAGTTATCGCTCTCTTCGCCCGGGCATTTCCTGCGATAGAGGGCTTGATCTACAAGCTGGTTACAACATACTTGATATTCATTTCGGCTGTCGTTGTTGACGCCTTCCTCGACGTCTTCACAAGCGCCTACCAGTCTCTCGAGACCTCCAGAGACAAGCCGATAAAGAGCTATATGACCGTAGTCAAGATCATGATATACATAGTGGCCGGAGTCATTGCGGTATCCGTGCTGACCGAAATCTCTCCATGGGGTATTCTGAGTGGAATTGGAGCAATGACGGCCGTTCTTCTGGTAGTGTTCAGAGATTCGCTTCTGGGACTGGTCGCCAGCATCCAGATTTCAAAGAACAATCTCGTCAGTATAGGCGACTGGATAGAGGTTCCGAAATTCCAGGCCGACGGAGACGTCATAGATATTACACTTACCACTATCAGGATCCAGAACTGGGACAAGACGATCACCACAATACCCTCCTACGCCTTGATCTCTGAATCCTTCAAGAACTGGAAGGGAATGTTTCAGGCCGGGGGAAGGCGTATCAAGAGATCGGTATTTATAGACAACTCCTCGATTCGCTTTTTAGACGACGAATTGTTCGACCGGCTTTACAGAATCGAGATTCTGAGACCTTATCTCGAAAGCAGGAAGAAAGAGATCGAGAAATTCAACACGGAGAACGAGATAGATGTGAGCGAACCGGTCAACGGCAGAAGGATGACGAATATTGGGACCTTTAGAGCATATGTGACCGCCTATCTCCGAAACCATCCCGGAACCAACAAAGACATGATAATCATGGT
This portion of the Mesotoga sp. BH458_6_3_2_1 genome encodes:
- a CDS encoding mechanosensitive ion channel family protein — translated: MVDIFAGWFSALGLSETFDLVLANIVVGIIMIVVAFLSKFLFEKLLIKPIEIIVRKSAFKWDDHLIKHKLLYKIALMIPAIVIALFARAFPAIEGLIYKLVTTYLIFISAVVVDAFLDVFTSAYQSLETSRDKPIKSYMTVVKIMIYIVAGVIAVSVLTEISPWGILSGIGAMTAVLLVVFRDSLLGLVASIQISKNNLVSIGDWIEVPKFQADGDVIDITLTTIRIQNWDKTITTIPSYALISESFKNWKGMFQAGGRRIKRSVFIDNSSIRFLDDELFDRLYRIEILRPYLESRKKEIEKFNTENEIDVSEPVNGRRMTNIGTFRAYVTAYLRNHPGTNKDMIIMVRQLQPADTGLPLEIYCFSKDTSWVNYESLQSDIFDHIFASMPHFGLRFFQNPSGRDVRALGDLFVSGKISVPRPAGGGSSATINNYGDRPLDNQQ